The proteins below come from a single Verrucomicrobiia bacterium genomic window:
- a CDS encoding SDR family oxidoreductase — MRVLIIGCGYTGIALGRELAQRDHSVCGVRRSRSSEKELTDNGIQPLFCDATQLADLQTLPRKWDWVVNCIGAERGTSEEYRRTYLESTRNLLSWLEAAPPKRFVYTSSTSVYGQEDGSWVSETDPAEPVSEAGRILIEAEDLLRRAWNARFFPAIVLRLSGIYGPGRGYWLKQYLAGEPFDESSDRFLNMVHLTDVVGAIIATLERGVDGSTVNVSDDEPATQRTVFRWLSETLPQPPQKAGVLTGRRRAATNKRVSNRKLKEELRYPLKYASFREGFSAELRRLGKL, encoded by the coding sequence ATGCGCGTGTTGATTATTGGCTGCGGGTACACGGGAATTGCGCTCGGACGCGAACTGGCTCAACGGGATCATTCTGTCTGCGGGGTGCGACGAAGCCGGTCGTCGGAAAAGGAACTCACGGACAATGGAATCCAACCGCTGTTCTGTGATGCAACGCAGTTGGCGGATTTGCAAACGCTTCCCCGGAAATGGGACTGGGTGGTGAATTGCATTGGAGCCGAACGCGGCACAAGCGAGGAGTATCGCCGCACATATTTGGAAAGCACACGCAATCTCCTTTCCTGGCTGGAGGCCGCGCCTCCGAAACGTTTCGTTTATACCAGCAGCACAAGTGTATACGGCCAGGAGGATGGCTCGTGGGTCAGCGAGACCGACCCAGCCGAGCCTGTATCTGAAGCCGGCCGAATCCTCATCGAAGCCGAAGACCTGCTCCGGAGGGCGTGGAATGCACGATTTTTTCCGGCGATCGTGCTGCGGCTTTCCGGGATCTATGGACCCGGCCGTGGATATTGGTTGAAGCAGTATCTCGCGGGCGAACCTTTCGATGAATCGTCAGACCGTTTCCTCAACATGGTTCATCTCACCGATGTGGTGGGCGCAATCATCGCAACGCTCGAGCGAGGCGTGGATGGGTCGACGGTGAATGTTTCCGATGACGAACCGGCCACGCAGCGAACGGTGTTCAGGTGGTTATCAGAAACATTGCCTCAGCCGCCGCAAAAGGCAGGCGTGCTAACCGGTCGTCGGCGCGCTGCCACAAACAAGCGGGTTTCGAATCGCAAACTTAAGGAGGAACTGCGCTATCCGTTGAAGTACGCTTCGTTCCGGGAAGGCTTCTCGGCCGAACTGCGGCGTCTTGGCAAGCTCTAG